Proteins from one Daphnia pulicaria isolate SC F1-1A chromosome 3, SC_F0-13Bv2, whole genome shotgun sequence genomic window:
- the LOC124328570 gene encoding repressor of RNA polymerase III transcription MAF1 homolog isoform X1 has translation MKLLESSRFEQVNSALNMFTGDCNIIGRIESYSCKLAGHEKQLYKRFHSEAGAGPHDLQVLSAPQTALAVSPTGGYFSNQSCSVSGDEEGPLCDTISRKTLFYLIATLNASFHPDYDFSYARSEEFSRERSIQWVMNAVDNNLSATAGDLYNSKLHAQLWAAINDEINLPECDIYSYNSDLASDPFGEDGSLWSYNYFFYNRKLKRIVFLTCRAVSLNHMDLSCGAEFMMDEEAFL, from the exons ATGAAGCTTTTAGAGAGTAGTCGCTTTGAGCAAGTTAACTCTGCTCTTAATATGTTCACTGGAGACTGCAACATTATTGGAAG GATTGAAAGCTATTCATGCAAATTGGCAGGACATGAAAAACAACTGTATAAGCGTTTCCATTCAGAGGCCGGTGCTGGTCCGCACGATCTTCAAGTATTATCAGCTCCTCAAACTGCGCTTGCTGTTTCCCCAACAGGAGGTTATTTCAGTAATCAAAG tTGCAGCGTTTCAGGAGATGAAGAAGGCCCGTTATGTGACACAATAAGCCGCAAAACGTTATTTTATCTTATCGCCACACTAAATGCTTCGTTTCATCCAGACTATGATTTTTCTTATGCTCGCAGTGAAGAATTTAGTCGCGAACGATCGATTCAA TGGGTAATGAATGCAGTCGATAACAATTTGAGTGCTACAGCTGGAGATCTCTACAATTCCAAATTACATGCTCAGCTGTGGGCTGCCATTAACGATGAAATCAATTTGCCCGAATGTGACATCTATAG TTACAATTCGGATTTGGCGTCAGATCCCTTTGGTGAAGATGGTTCATTGTGgtcctataattattttttctacaaCCGGAAACTAAAGCGCATTGTTTTCTTAACTTGCAGAGCTGTCAG TTTAAACCACATGGATCTGAGTTGCGGTGCGGAATTCATGATGGATGAAGAGGCCTTCCTATAA
- the LOC124328570 gene encoding repressor of RNA polymerase III transcription MAF1 homolog isoform X2: MKLLESSRFEQVNSALNMFTGDCNIIGRIESYSCKLAGHEKQLYKRFHSEAGAGPHDLQVLSAPQTALAVSPTGGYFSNQSVSGDEEGPLCDTISRKTLFYLIATLNASFHPDYDFSYARSEEFSRERSIQWVMNAVDNNLSATAGDLYNSKLHAQLWAAINDEINLPECDIYSYNSDLASDPFGEDGSLWSYNYFFYNRKLKRIVFLTCRAVSLNHMDLSCGAEFMMDEEAFL; this comes from the exons ATGAAGCTTTTAGAGAGTAGTCGCTTTGAGCAAGTTAACTCTGCTCTTAATATGTTCACTGGAGACTGCAACATTATTGGAAG GATTGAAAGCTATTCATGCAAATTGGCAGGACATGAAAAACAACTGTATAAGCGTTTCCATTCAGAGGCCGGTGCTGGTCCGCACGATCTTCAAGTATTATCAGCTCCTCAAACTGCGCTTGCTGTTTCCCCAACAGGAGGTTATTTCAGTAATCAAAG CGTTTCAGGAGATGAAGAAGGCCCGTTATGTGACACAATAAGCCGCAAAACGTTATTTTATCTTATCGCCACACTAAATGCTTCGTTTCATCCAGACTATGATTTTTCTTATGCTCGCAGTGAAGAATTTAGTCGCGAACGATCGATTCAA TGGGTAATGAATGCAGTCGATAACAATTTGAGTGCTACAGCTGGAGATCTCTACAATTCCAAATTACATGCTCAGCTGTGGGCTGCCATTAACGATGAAATCAATTTGCCCGAATGTGACATCTATAG TTACAATTCGGATTTGGCGTCAGATCCCTTTGGTGAAGATGGTTCATTGTGgtcctataattattttttctacaaCCGGAAACTAAAGCGCATTGTTTTCTTAACTTGCAGAGCTGTCAG TTTAAACCACATGGATCTGAGTTGCGGTGCGGAATTCATGATGGATGAAGAGGCCTTCCTATAA
- the LOC124328496 gene encoding uncharacterized protein LOC124328496 isoform X1: protein MTEKEIWSRTLPDHLASNLDVVIIGINPGLFAAYKGHHYAGPGNHFWKCLYLAGLVPEPMTADDDFKLMHFGIGFTNMVARATKGSADLTRKEIREGGRILLEKLQQYRPKIAVFNGKGIYEVFSGKKEFTFGKQPECIDGTNTFIWVMSSSSARCAQLPRAMDKVPFYSALKKFRDYLNGLIPEIDENEVIFNDPKIRAADDGTEISEHLKVDSLSSDDLPALVGASEFSVDSEQQQQQQQQQPMNLPALFPIEDGMGGQVPVKKKRGRPKKIRADGTTAPTPVKQSSVSAATSSSSTAMNGADFVNGQPPKKKRGRPKKIRTDEVRPVPQMMDANGGLSNSFGGGGGSSSSNHSHLETNRGPHSPAPSSYSSMAGHSFVNNQPSVINHPSSSSSASSQQQHSHALDYYGRASSNVGGGPLSGLCNDMSPHQSTSSTPQPATSSPRQLEFDPGDRMREGHPKTEHRATPAELNGDSRHHQMTSPGVNSSSSKAAEQQQQHHPPPPRSHPGTPQPMAYRPTPLAVAYHVPNQVKDVASKSLSGLESLVDQIPNMADGEQNQQQQHQQQQQQQQHPNGLHGQQPVAVSTSFGHYSTAPAQPSFSYPSTSFGHYAPHYTTPNGGSFPPNLYNPGGQESVFNRTGTVSYPMSFPTSQMNGRSPAMAAGFPYSSYGQAYPHPPHSGAPSGFSPYNPPGSGGVIGGFHPSTSYAYGTTYAPSYTTTQAAASYLNAAAANHQAFDGSQGPSGAGGAGGGGAGGGSAGPKDERNSDPAAFGGY from the exons ATGACTGAGAAGGAAATTTGGTCTAGAACACTCCCAGATCATCTGGCCTCAAACTTGGACGTCGTTATC ATTGGAATTAATCCGGGCCTTTTCGCTGCATACAAAGGACATCATTACGCAGGGCCGGGCAACCATTtct GGAAGTGCCTGTATCTAGCCGGCCTTGTTCCGGAACCGATGACGGCCGATGATGACTTTAAACTGATGCATTTTGGCATCGGATTCACCAATATGGTAGCCAGAGCTACAAAGGGTAGCGCCGATCTGACTCGCAAAGAAATCCGAGAAG GCGGCCGGATATTACTGGAAAAGTTACAGCAGTACCGGCCAAAGATTGCCGTCTTTAACGGCAAAGGTATCTACGAAGTCTTTAGCGGCAAGAAGGAGTTCACCTTCGGCAAGCAGCCCGAATGTATTGACGGAACGAATACA TTCATTTGGGTGATGTCGTCTTCAAGTGCCCGATGCGCTCAACTGCCCAGAGCCATGGACAAGGTGCCGTTTTACTCTGCGCTGAAAAAGTTCCGCGACTACCTCAACGGCCTCATTCCCGAAATTGATGAGAATGAGGTGATCTTCAACGATCCAAAGATCCGGGCCGCTGACGACGGCACGGAAATTAGTGAACATTTAAAAG TTGATTCCCTATCGTCTGATGACTTGCCGGCCCTAGTAGGAGCCAGCGAGTTCTCGGTAGACTctgagcaacaacaacagcagcaacaacaacagccaatgAATCTCCCTGCCTTGTTTCCAATTGAGGACGGAATGGGTGGCCAGGTCCCGGTGAAAAAGAAACGTGGGCGGCCCAAGAAAATTCGAGCTGACGGAACAACAGCTCCTACCCCGGTGAAGCAGTCGAGTGTTTCGGCTGCGACGTCCAGCTCGTCTACTGCCATGAACGGCGCCGACTTTGTCAACGGCCAGCCGCCAAAGAAGAAGCGAGGGCGCCCGAAAAAGATCCGAACGGACGAGGTCCGCCCCGTTCCGCAGATGATGGATGCCAACGGAGGTCTGAGCAATTCATTTGGCGGAGGCGGCGGTAGCAGCAGCTCCAATCACTCTCACCTGGAGACTAATCGCGGGCCCCACTCACCTGCCCCGTCCAGCTACTCCAGCATGGCCGGCCACTCTTTTGTCAATAATCAACCCAGTGTAATCAACCAcccgtcatcatcatcctccGCCTCCAGTCAGCAACAACATTCTCACGCTCTCGACTATTACGGACGGGCGTCCAGCAATGTCGGAGGAGGGCCGCTATCGGGACTTTGTAACGACATGTCTCCCCATCAATCCACATCATCAACACCTCAACCGGCCACGTCATCGCCTCGTCAATTGGAATTCGATCCAGG CGACAGGATGAGGGAAGGCCATCCGAAAACGGAACACAGGGCCACACCGGCCGAATTGAACGGCGATTCCAGGCATCACCAAATGACTTCTCCCGgtgtcaacagcagcagcagcaaagcggccgagcagcagcagcagcaccacccACCTCCTCCCAGGAGTCATCCGGGCACTCCGCAGCCCATGGCTTACAGGCCTACGCCACTGGCAGTCGCTTATCACGTCCCCAATCAAGTAAAG GATGTTGCCAGTAAGAGCTTATCAGGTCTGGAATCGCTGGTGGACCAAATTCCAAACATGGCTGATGGAGAAcagaatcaacaacaacagcatcaacagcaacagcagcaacaacaacacccaaACGGCTTACATGGTCAGCAACCCGTGGCCGTGTCGACGAGTTTTGGTCACTACAGTACAGCCCCTGCCCAGCCTAGTTTCTCTTATCCTTCAACGTCATTCGGTCACTACGCGCCTCACTACACTACCCCCAATGGAGGATCCTTtccacccaacctctacaatCCAG GTGGCCAAGAATCAGTTTTCAATAGGACGGGGACAGTGTCGTATCCGATGTCGTTCCCAACGTCTCAAATGAACGGTCGGAGTCCTGCCATGGCTGCTGGCTTTCCATACTCTAGTTACGGCCAGGCGTACCCTCATCCGCCGCATAGCGGGGCGCCATCTGGTTTCTCTCCTTACAATCCGCCAGGATCCGGAGGAGTCATCGGCGGTTTCCACCCGAGCACTTCTTACGCCTACGGCACCACGTACGCCCCTTCGTACACGACCACTCAAGCGGCTGCCAGCTACCTCAACGCAGCTGCCGCCAATCACCAAGCCTTCGATGGAAGCCAAGGTCCAAGTGGAGCAGGAGGTGCAGGAGGTGGTGGTGCAGGAGGAGGATCAGCAGGGCCGAAAGATGAGCGAAATTCAGATCCGGCTGCTTTCGGTGGGtactga
- the LOC124328496 gene encoding trithorax group protein osa-like isoform X3: MTEKEIWSRTLPDHLASNLDVVIIGINPGLFAAYKGHHYAGPGNHFWKCLYLAGLVPEPMTADDDFKLMHFGIGFTNMVARATKGSADLTRKEIREGGRILLEKLQQYRPKIAVFNGKGIYEVFSGKKEFTFGKQPECIDGTNTFIWVMSSSSARCAQLPRAMDKVPFYSALKKFRDYLNGLIPEIDENEVIFNDPKIRAADDGTEISEHLKVDSLSSDDLPALVGASEFSVDSEQQQQQQQQQPMNLPALFPIEDGMGGQVPVKKKRGRPKKIRADGTTAPTPVKQSSVSAATSSSSTAMNGADFVNGQPPKKKRGRPKKIRTDEVRPVPQMMDANGGLSNSFGGGGGSSSSNHSHLETNRGPHSPAPSSYSSMAGHSFVNNQPSVINHPSSSSSASSQQQHSHALDYYGRASSNVGGGPLSGLCNDMSPHQSTSSTPQPATSSPRQLEFDPGDRMREGHPKTEHRATPAELNGDSRHHQMTSPGVNSSSSKAAEQQQQHHPPPPRSHPGTPQPMAYRPTPLAVAYHVPNQDVASKSLSGLESLVDQIPNMADGEQNQQQQHQQQQQQQQHPNGLHGQQPVAVSTSFGHYSTAPAQPSFSYPSTSFGHYAPHYTTPNGGSFPPNLYNPGGQESVFNRTGTVSYPMSFPTSQMNGRSPAMAAGFPYSSYGQAYPHPPHSGAPSGFSPYNPPGSGGVIGGFHPSTSYAYGTTYAPSYTTTQAAASYLNAAAANHQAFDGSQGPSGAGGAGGGGAGGGSAGPKDERNSDPAAFGGY; this comes from the exons ATGACTGAGAAGGAAATTTGGTCTAGAACACTCCCAGATCATCTGGCCTCAAACTTGGACGTCGTTATC ATTGGAATTAATCCGGGCCTTTTCGCTGCATACAAAGGACATCATTACGCAGGGCCGGGCAACCATTtct GGAAGTGCCTGTATCTAGCCGGCCTTGTTCCGGAACCGATGACGGCCGATGATGACTTTAAACTGATGCATTTTGGCATCGGATTCACCAATATGGTAGCCAGAGCTACAAAGGGTAGCGCCGATCTGACTCGCAAAGAAATCCGAGAAG GCGGCCGGATATTACTGGAAAAGTTACAGCAGTACCGGCCAAAGATTGCCGTCTTTAACGGCAAAGGTATCTACGAAGTCTTTAGCGGCAAGAAGGAGTTCACCTTCGGCAAGCAGCCCGAATGTATTGACGGAACGAATACA TTCATTTGGGTGATGTCGTCTTCAAGTGCCCGATGCGCTCAACTGCCCAGAGCCATGGACAAGGTGCCGTTTTACTCTGCGCTGAAAAAGTTCCGCGACTACCTCAACGGCCTCATTCCCGAAATTGATGAGAATGAGGTGATCTTCAACGATCCAAAGATCCGGGCCGCTGACGACGGCACGGAAATTAGTGAACATTTAAAAG TTGATTCCCTATCGTCTGATGACTTGCCGGCCCTAGTAGGAGCCAGCGAGTTCTCGGTAGACTctgagcaacaacaacagcagcaacaacaacagccaatgAATCTCCCTGCCTTGTTTCCAATTGAGGACGGAATGGGTGGCCAGGTCCCGGTGAAAAAGAAACGTGGGCGGCCCAAGAAAATTCGAGCTGACGGAACAACAGCTCCTACCCCGGTGAAGCAGTCGAGTGTTTCGGCTGCGACGTCCAGCTCGTCTACTGCCATGAACGGCGCCGACTTTGTCAACGGCCAGCCGCCAAAGAAGAAGCGAGGGCGCCCGAAAAAGATCCGAACGGACGAGGTCCGCCCCGTTCCGCAGATGATGGATGCCAACGGAGGTCTGAGCAATTCATTTGGCGGAGGCGGCGGTAGCAGCAGCTCCAATCACTCTCACCTGGAGACTAATCGCGGGCCCCACTCACCTGCCCCGTCCAGCTACTCCAGCATGGCCGGCCACTCTTTTGTCAATAATCAACCCAGTGTAATCAACCAcccgtcatcatcatcctccGCCTCCAGTCAGCAACAACATTCTCACGCTCTCGACTATTACGGACGGGCGTCCAGCAATGTCGGAGGAGGGCCGCTATCGGGACTTTGTAACGACATGTCTCCCCATCAATCCACATCATCAACACCTCAACCGGCCACGTCATCGCCTCGTCAATTGGAATTCGATCCAGG CGACAGGATGAGGGAAGGCCATCCGAAAACGGAACACAGGGCCACACCGGCCGAATTGAACGGCGATTCCAGGCATCACCAAATGACTTCTCCCGgtgtcaacagcagcagcagcaaagcggccgagcagcagcagcagcaccacccACCTCCTCCCAGGAGTCATCCGGGCACTCCGCAGCCCATGGCTTACAGGCCTACGCCACTGGCAGTCGCTTATCACGTCCCCAATCAA GATGTTGCCAGTAAGAGCTTATCAGGTCTGGAATCGCTGGTGGACCAAATTCCAAACATGGCTGATGGAGAAcagaatcaacaacaacagcatcaacagcaacagcagcaacaacaacacccaaACGGCTTACATGGTCAGCAACCCGTGGCCGTGTCGACGAGTTTTGGTCACTACAGTACAGCCCCTGCCCAGCCTAGTTTCTCTTATCCTTCAACGTCATTCGGTCACTACGCGCCTCACTACACTACCCCCAATGGAGGATCCTTtccacccaacctctacaatCCAG GTGGCCAAGAATCAGTTTTCAATAGGACGGGGACAGTGTCGTATCCGATGTCGTTCCCAACGTCTCAAATGAACGGTCGGAGTCCTGCCATGGCTGCTGGCTTTCCATACTCTAGTTACGGCCAGGCGTACCCTCATCCGCCGCATAGCGGGGCGCCATCTGGTTTCTCTCCTTACAATCCGCCAGGATCCGGAGGAGTCATCGGCGGTTTCCACCCGAGCACTTCTTACGCCTACGGCACCACGTACGCCCCTTCGTACACGACCACTCAAGCGGCTGCCAGCTACCTCAACGCAGCTGCCGCCAATCACCAAGCCTTCGATGGAAGCCAAGGTCCAAGTGGAGCAGGAGGTGCAGGAGGTGGTGGTGCAGGAGGAGGATCAGCAGGGCCGAAAGATGAGCGAAATTCAGATCCGGCTGCTTTCGGTGGGtactga
- the LOC124328496 gene encoding hormone receptor 4-like isoform X2, which produces MTEKEIWSRTLPDHLASNLDVVIIGINPGLFAAYKGHHYAGPGNHFWKCLYLAGLVPEPMTADDDFKLMHFGIGFTNMVARATKGSADLTRKEIREGGRILLEKLQQYRPKIAVFNGKGIYEVFSGKKEFTFGKQPECIDGTNTFIWVMSSSSARCAQLPRAMDKVPFYSALKKFRDYLNGLIPEIDENEVIFNDPKIRAADDGTEISEHLKVDSLSSDDLPALVGASEFSVDSEQQQQQQQQQPMNLPALFPIEDGMGGQVPVKKKRGRPKKIRADGTTAPTPVKQSSVSAATSSSSTAMNGADFVNGQPPKKKRGRPKKIRTDEVRPVPQMMDANGGLSNSFGGGGGSSSSNHSHLETNRGPHSPAPSSYSSMAGHSFVNNQPSVINHPSSSSSASSQQQHSHALDYYGRASSNVGGGPLSGLCNDMSPHQSTSSTPQPATSSPRQLEFDPGMREGHPKTEHRATPAELNGDSRHHQMTSPGVNSSSSKAAEQQQQHHPPPPRSHPGTPQPMAYRPTPLAVAYHVPNQVKDVASKSLSGLESLVDQIPNMADGEQNQQQQHQQQQQQQQHPNGLHGQQPVAVSTSFGHYSTAPAQPSFSYPSTSFGHYAPHYTTPNGGSFPPNLYNPGGQESVFNRTGTVSYPMSFPTSQMNGRSPAMAAGFPYSSYGQAYPHPPHSGAPSGFSPYNPPGSGGVIGGFHPSTSYAYGTTYAPSYTTTQAAASYLNAAAANHQAFDGSQGPSGAGGAGGGGAGGGSAGPKDERNSDPAAFGGY; this is translated from the exons ATGACTGAGAAGGAAATTTGGTCTAGAACACTCCCAGATCATCTGGCCTCAAACTTGGACGTCGTTATC ATTGGAATTAATCCGGGCCTTTTCGCTGCATACAAAGGACATCATTACGCAGGGCCGGGCAACCATTtct GGAAGTGCCTGTATCTAGCCGGCCTTGTTCCGGAACCGATGACGGCCGATGATGACTTTAAACTGATGCATTTTGGCATCGGATTCACCAATATGGTAGCCAGAGCTACAAAGGGTAGCGCCGATCTGACTCGCAAAGAAATCCGAGAAG GCGGCCGGATATTACTGGAAAAGTTACAGCAGTACCGGCCAAAGATTGCCGTCTTTAACGGCAAAGGTATCTACGAAGTCTTTAGCGGCAAGAAGGAGTTCACCTTCGGCAAGCAGCCCGAATGTATTGACGGAACGAATACA TTCATTTGGGTGATGTCGTCTTCAAGTGCCCGATGCGCTCAACTGCCCAGAGCCATGGACAAGGTGCCGTTTTACTCTGCGCTGAAAAAGTTCCGCGACTACCTCAACGGCCTCATTCCCGAAATTGATGAGAATGAGGTGATCTTCAACGATCCAAAGATCCGGGCCGCTGACGACGGCACGGAAATTAGTGAACATTTAAAAG TTGATTCCCTATCGTCTGATGACTTGCCGGCCCTAGTAGGAGCCAGCGAGTTCTCGGTAGACTctgagcaacaacaacagcagcaacaacaacagccaatgAATCTCCCTGCCTTGTTTCCAATTGAGGACGGAATGGGTGGCCAGGTCCCGGTGAAAAAGAAACGTGGGCGGCCCAAGAAAATTCGAGCTGACGGAACAACAGCTCCTACCCCGGTGAAGCAGTCGAGTGTTTCGGCTGCGACGTCCAGCTCGTCTACTGCCATGAACGGCGCCGACTTTGTCAACGGCCAGCCGCCAAAGAAGAAGCGAGGGCGCCCGAAAAAGATCCGAACGGACGAGGTCCGCCCCGTTCCGCAGATGATGGATGCCAACGGAGGTCTGAGCAATTCATTTGGCGGAGGCGGCGGTAGCAGCAGCTCCAATCACTCTCACCTGGAGACTAATCGCGGGCCCCACTCACCTGCCCCGTCCAGCTACTCCAGCATGGCCGGCCACTCTTTTGTCAATAATCAACCCAGTGTAATCAACCAcccgtcatcatcatcctccGCCTCCAGTCAGCAACAACATTCTCACGCTCTCGACTATTACGGACGGGCGTCCAGCAATGTCGGAGGAGGGCCGCTATCGGGACTTTGTAACGACATGTCTCCCCATCAATCCACATCATCAACACCTCAACCGGCCACGTCATCGCCTCGTCAATTGGAATTCGATCCAGG GATGAGGGAAGGCCATCCGAAAACGGAACACAGGGCCACACCGGCCGAATTGAACGGCGATTCCAGGCATCACCAAATGACTTCTCCCGgtgtcaacagcagcagcagcaaagcggccgagcagcagcagcagcaccacccACCTCCTCCCAGGAGTCATCCGGGCACTCCGCAGCCCATGGCTTACAGGCCTACGCCACTGGCAGTCGCTTATCACGTCCCCAATCAAGTAAAG GATGTTGCCAGTAAGAGCTTATCAGGTCTGGAATCGCTGGTGGACCAAATTCCAAACATGGCTGATGGAGAAcagaatcaacaacaacagcatcaacagcaacagcagcaacaacaacacccaaACGGCTTACATGGTCAGCAACCCGTGGCCGTGTCGACGAGTTTTGGTCACTACAGTACAGCCCCTGCCCAGCCTAGTTTCTCTTATCCTTCAACGTCATTCGGTCACTACGCGCCTCACTACACTACCCCCAATGGAGGATCCTTtccacccaacctctacaatCCAG GTGGCCAAGAATCAGTTTTCAATAGGACGGGGACAGTGTCGTATCCGATGTCGTTCCCAACGTCTCAAATGAACGGTCGGAGTCCTGCCATGGCTGCTGGCTTTCCATACTCTAGTTACGGCCAGGCGTACCCTCATCCGCCGCATAGCGGGGCGCCATCTGGTTTCTCTCCTTACAATCCGCCAGGATCCGGAGGAGTCATCGGCGGTTTCCACCCGAGCACTTCTTACGCCTACGGCACCACGTACGCCCCTTCGTACACGACCACTCAAGCGGCTGCCAGCTACCTCAACGCAGCTGCCGCCAATCACCAAGCCTTCGATGGAAGCCAAGGTCCAAGTGGAGCAGGAGGTGCAGGAGGTGGTGGTGCAGGAGGAGGATCAGCAGGGCCGAAAGATGAGCGAAATTCAGATCCGGCTGCTTTCGGTGGGtactga
- the LOC124328582 gene encoding succinate-semialdehyde dehydrogenase, mitochondrial-like, whose translation MLATAVKNQLVSGDGFDPAVNQGPLINEQQFQKVDGIVRDAVSKGARLVSGGGIHPTLKGRFYQPTVLANITENMKIYSEEIFGPVCPLYKFYSEDEAVTIANSTRRGLANYFYSNDYAQVWRVAKRLESGMVGVNEGLISAAEAPFGGVKESGFGREGSRHGVDDYVHTKYVCFGGLNN comes from the exons ATGCTGGCCACAGCTGTCAAGAATCAATTGGTCTCTGGTGATGGGTTCGACCCCGCCGTCAATCAAGGGCCACTCATTAACGAGCAGCAGTTCCAGAAAGTCGACGGGATCGTCAGAGACGCCGTGAGCAAAGGAGCTCGTCTTGTCTCTGGCGGCGGGATTCATCCGACTCTGAAGGGTCGCTTCTATCAACCGACGGTGCTCGCCAACATCACCGAGAACATGAAAATCTACAGCGAAGAAATCTTCGGACCCGTTTGCCCCCTCTACAA ATTCTACTCCGAGGACGAGGCTGTGACCATCGCCAATAGCACGAGACGGGGGCTGGCCAACTATTTCTACAGCAACGATTACGCCCAAGTGTGGCGAGTGGCCAAACGTCTCGAGTCGGGAATGGTGGGCGTCAACGAAGGCCTCATCTCTGCAGCTGAAGCGCCGTTCGGCGGCGTCAAAGAATCCGGTTTCGGTCGTGAGGGATCCCGTCACGGAGTGGACGACTACGTCCACACCAAATACGTCTGCTTCGGTGGATTAAACAattga
- the LOC124328516 gene encoding uncharacterized protein LOC124328516 — protein sequence MPLINEICLSEKCLDFIVKDIDKFCVKSGKEPLEEIDSDICKSPCDQLPSFLLDKLVMMLMETCRLDKKCLEFLISTNLWTLDLSQCQQQERAHLLCIGSIRSQNLKTLKLGCGHIDPEFLNCISKFKCLQFLEFSQCSDGDKIMRILGAHCTDLRELHVRDEVSDSGIRDLCVTGKCKSIHTLILTETNVTKLGIKMVLDNLPALRILQHPSTLEVLSQITNWDRYLLFDLFIHPNVPFTKYRMSERGAFYKSLRIRRLHVVISKEFGAFQLKYLGPYLLNDEDLIYFKISVTPGQYLYSRRFSSGLADLLQNFGISLKSLSIAKHYLVDIPWIIKYCPKLLSLTLEKNDGYKTGYGTLKTSKQERQTVLKKLKRLHLSGDIPEKLLIILLSSFSLIYVCIDNCDYLTDEVLEATANLHQFQNLKHFEISFCSNITSKGIDCLMNERNPIEVMKLNHCLNLSSEDIENWKKEKLEKNWKLSISGSVT from the exons ATGCCTCTAATTAATGAGATATGTCTTTCAGAAAAGTGCCTAGATTTTATCGTAAAAGACATCGATAAATTTTGTGTGAAATCGGGCAAGGAACCACTAGAGGAAATCGACTCAGACATTTGCAAGAGTCCTTGTGATCAATTAC CCTCTTTTCTGTTGGACAAACTTGTAATGATGTTGATGGAGACTTGTCGTCTAGACAAGAAATGTCTAGAGTTTCTAATATCTACCAACCTTTGGACTTTGGATCTATCCCAGTGCCAACAACAAGAAAGGGCTCACCTGTTGTGCATTGGGTCAATCAGAagtcag AATCTGAAAACACTAAAGCTTGGATGTGGTCACATTGAtccagaatttttaaattgcatttccaaatttaaatgtttgcaATTTCTGGAATTTTCCCAGTGCTCAGACGGGGACAAAATAATGAGAATTCTTGGAGCTCATTGCACAGATTTGAG AGAACTACATGTTAGAGACGAGGTATCAGATAGTGGAATCCGGGATCTGTGTGTCACTGGAAAATGCAAATCAATTCACACATTGATTTTGACAGAAACAAATGTGACCAAACTTGGGATAAAGATGGTTCTTGACAATTTACCTGCTTTGAGGATACTGCAACATCCTTCTACTCTTGAAGTCTTGTCTCAAATTACTAATTGGGATAGGtatcttttgtttgatttgtttattcACCCAAATGTTCCCTTTACAAAGTATCGCATGAGTGAGAGGGGAGCATTTTATAAATCCCTTAGAATCAGAAGGCTCCATGTTGTGATCTCAAAAGAATTTGGGGCCTTTCAACTAAAATATTTGGGGCCGTACTTACTTAATGACGAGGACctcatttactttaaaatcagTGTGACACCTGGTCAATATCTCTATAGTAGAAGGTTTTCGTCTGGTTTGGCTGAtcttcttcaaaattttggaaTTTCGCTGAAGTCGCTTTCCATTGCAAAACATTATTTGGTCGATATTCCCTGGATAATCAAATATTGCCCAAAACTTCTGTCACTAacacttgaaaaaaatgatggttaCAAAACTGGTTACGGCACACTGAAAACATCAAAACAAGAGCGGCAAActgttttgaaaaaactcaaacGATTACATTTGTCTGGTGATATTCCTGAAAAATTACTGATAATTTTGTTATCATCGTTTTCGCTTATTTACGTTTGTATTGACAATTGTGATTATCTTACTGACGAAGTCCTTGAGGCAACCGCAAATCTTCACCAATTCCAAAATctgaaacattttgaaatatcGTTTTGCAGCAATATTACAAGTAAAGGTATCGATTGCTTAATGAATGAGCGTAACCCAATTGAGGTGATGAAGTTAAACCACTGTCTCAATCTCTCAAGTGAGGATATCGAAAactggaagaaagaaaaattagaaaaaaattggaagttGTCTATATCAGGAAGTGTTACATGA